A genomic segment from Streptomyces antibioticus encodes:
- a CDS encoding VOC family protein gives MLYTLEVIPLPVSDIDRARDFYRDRVGFHVDIDQEVMPGMRIVQLTPPGSGCSIALGDTIWDAMDGPRPAPGSYQGLQLCVTDIKAAHAELVERGLEVSEPVQYTPDDGATFMYFKDPDGNGWAVQEYRRRATEPLHQVLADLAAQ, from the coding sequence ATGCTCTACACGCTCGAAGTGATCCCGCTGCCCGTGAGCGACATCGACCGGGCGCGGGACTTCTACCGCGACCGGGTCGGTTTCCATGTGGACATCGACCAGGAGGTCATGCCGGGCATGCGCATCGTCCAGCTCACGCCCCCGGGCTCCGGCTGTTCGATCGCGCTCGGCGACACGATCTGGGACGCGATGGACGGCCCCCGCCCGGCCCCGGGCTCCTACCAGGGCCTGCAACTGTGCGTCACCGACATCAAGGCGGCCCACGCCGAACTGGTCGAACGCGGCCTGGAGGTCTCCGAGCCGGTCCAGTACACCCCGGACGACGGCGCCACCTTCATGTACTTCAAGGACCCCGACGGCAACGGCTGGGCCGTCCAGGAGTACCGCCGCCGCGCGACAGAGCCGCTCCACCAGGTCCTGGCGGACCTCGCGGCGCAGTGA
- a CDS encoding bifunctional [glutamine synthetase] adenylyltransferase/[glutamine synthetase]-adenylyl-L-tyrosine phosphorylase: MMAPGRRSSTFTRLLRHGFTDPSAAERLLDGPELSLVRDDPFLLEALGATADPDLALHGLVRLLEAQPGPTTARRELLDTLIAAKPLRDRLLGVLGASAALADHLARHPRDWEALVMYEPRDLHPGVEEFERGLAEADDPVALRVAYRRCLLSIAARDVCGTTDVADTAAELADLATATLRAALRLAAAAAPDDAALCRLAVVAMGKCGGHELNYVSDVDVIFVAEPADGADEGKALRAATKLASHMMRVCSETTVEGSIWPVDANLRPEGRNGPLVRTLSSHLAYYQRWAKTWEFQALLKARPVAGDLELGAAYIEAVEPLVWQAAERENFVADVQKMRRRVVENIPVSEVERELKLGPGGLRDVEFAVQLLQLVHGRTDASLRSGTTLNALQALAAGGYVGRVDAVQLDDAYRFLRSMEHRIQLYRLRRTHLVPVAEEDQRRLGRSLGLRADPITELNREWKRHAAVVRRLHEKIFYRPLLDAVAQLAPGEARLSAKAARERLVALGYADPASALRHLEALASGVTRKAAIQRTLLPVLLGWFADSADPDAGLLNFRKVSDALGKTPWYLRLLRDEGAAAENLARVLSAGRLAPDLLLRAPEAVALLGDGDGGGDGGTGGGGSGGLQPRGRAQLEQEILAAVGRAESVEKAVTAVRGVRRRELFRTAAGDIVGSYGTEARPAEADQGALVDRVGAAVSDLTAATLAGTLRAVVRDGWGETLPTRFAVIAMGRFGGHELGYGSDADVLFVHEPRDGVDEREAAQAANRVVSEMRRLLQIPSADPPLLIDADLRPEGKSGPLVRTLNSYAAYYRRWSLGWESQALLRAEAVAGDEELGRRFIELIDPLRYPADGLGEDAVREIRRLKARMESERMPRGADPKLHTKLGPGGLSDVEWTVQLLQLRHGAAEPGLRTTRTREALAAAREAGLISEEDAATLDEAWVLATRVRNAVMLVRGRAGDTFPSESRELAAVGRYLGYGPGHVGELLDGYRRTARLARGVVDELFYGG, translated from the coding sequence ATGATGGCTCCGGGGCGCAGGAGCAGTACCTTCACACGGCTGCTGCGGCACGGCTTCACCGATCCCTCGGCCGCCGAGCGCCTCCTCGACGGGCCCGAGCTGTCCCTGGTCCGCGACGACCCCTTCCTGCTGGAGGCGCTGGGCGCCACCGCCGACCCCGACCTCGCGCTGCACGGACTCGTACGGCTCCTGGAGGCCCAGCCCGGCCCCACCACCGCCCGCCGTGAACTCCTCGACACGCTGATAGCGGCCAAGCCCCTGCGCGACCGGCTGCTCGGCGTCCTCGGGGCGTCGGCCGCGCTCGCCGACCATCTGGCCCGCCACCCCCGCGACTGGGAGGCGCTCGTCATGTACGAGCCCCGGGACCTCCACCCCGGGGTGGAGGAGTTCGAGCGGGGGCTCGCCGAGGCCGACGACCCGGTCGCGCTGCGGGTCGCCTACCGGCGCTGCCTGCTGTCCATCGCGGCCCGGGACGTGTGCGGCACCACCGACGTCGCCGACACCGCCGCAGAACTGGCCGACCTCGCCACCGCGACCCTGCGCGCCGCGCTCCGGCTGGCCGCCGCGGCCGCGCCGGACGACGCCGCGCTGTGCCGGCTCGCCGTCGTCGCCATGGGCAAGTGCGGCGGCCATGAACTCAACTACGTGTCCGACGTCGACGTCATCTTCGTCGCCGAGCCCGCCGACGGCGCCGACGAGGGGAAGGCGCTGCGCGCCGCCACCAAGCTGGCCTCGCACATGATGCGGGTCTGCTCGGAGACCACCGTCGAGGGCTCGATCTGGCCCGTCGACGCCAATCTGCGGCCCGAGGGACGCAACGGCCCGCTCGTGCGGACCCTGAGCAGCCATCTCGCCTACTACCAGCGGTGGGCCAAGACCTGGGAGTTCCAGGCGCTGCTCAAGGCGCGGCCGGTGGCCGGCGACCTGGAGCTGGGCGCCGCGTACATCGAGGCGGTGGAGCCGCTGGTCTGGCAGGCCGCCGAGCGCGAGAACTTCGTCGCCGACGTGCAGAAGATGCGGCGCCGCGTGGTGGAGAACATCCCCGTCTCCGAGGTCGAACGGGAGCTGAAGCTCGGGCCCGGCGGACTGCGGGACGTCGAATTCGCCGTACAGCTCCTCCAGTTGGTGCACGGGCGCACGGACGCCTCGCTGCGGAGCGGGACCACGCTCAACGCGCTCCAGGCGCTCGCCGCCGGCGGATACGTGGGCCGGGTCGACGCCGTCCAGCTCGACGACGCCTACCGCTTCCTGCGGTCCATGGAGCACCGCATCCAGCTCTACCGGCTGCGGCGCACGCATCTCGTGCCCGTCGCCGAGGAGGACCAGCGGCGCCTGGGACGGTCGTTGGGCCTGCGGGCCGATCCGATCACCGAGCTGAACCGCGAGTGGAAACGGCACGCGGCCGTCGTACGACGACTGCACGAGAAGATCTTCTACCGGCCGCTGCTCGACGCCGTCGCCCAACTCGCCCCCGGCGAAGCCCGGTTGAGCGCGAAGGCGGCCCGGGAACGGCTCGTCGCCCTCGGGTACGCCGACCCCGCCTCCGCGCTGCGCCACCTGGAGGCGCTCGCCTCCGGCGTCACCCGCAAGGCCGCCATCCAACGCACCCTGCTGCCCGTGCTGTTGGGCTGGTTCGCCGACTCCGCCGATCCGGACGCCGGACTGCTCAACTTCCGCAAGGTCTCCGACGCCCTCGGCAAGACCCCTTGGTACCTACGGCTGTTGAGGGACGAGGGGGCCGCCGCCGAGAACCTCGCCCGCGTGCTCTCCGCCGGACGCCTCGCCCCCGATCTGCTGCTGCGCGCCCCCGAGGCGGTCGCTCTCCTCGGCGACGGCGACGGCGGCGGTGACGGCGGCACCGGCGGAGGCGGCAGCGGCGGCCTCCAGCCGCGCGGCCGCGCCCAGCTCGAACAGGAGATCCTCGCCGCCGTCGGCCGGGCCGAGAGCGTGGAGAAGGCCGTCACCGCGGTGCGCGGCGTGCGGCGCCGCGAACTGTTCCGTACGGCCGCCGGGGACATCGTCGGCTCCTACGGCACCGAGGCGCGGCCCGCCGAGGCCGACCAGGGGGCGCTGGTGGACCGGGTGGGCGCCGCGGTGTCCGACCTGACCGCGGCGACCCTCGCCGGGACGCTGCGCGCCGTGGTGCGCGACGGATGGGGCGAGACGCTCCCGACCCGGTTCGCCGTGATCGCCATGGGCCGCTTCGGCGGGCACGAGCTGGGCTACGGCTCCGACGCGGACGTGCTCTTCGTCCACGAACCGCGCGACGGCGTGGACGAGCGGGAGGCCGCGCAGGCGGCCAACCGGGTCGTCAGCGAGATGCGGCGGCTGCTCCAGATCCCGAGCGCCGACCCACCGCTGCTGATCGACGCGGACCTGCGGCCCGAGGGGAAGTCCGGGCCACTGGTGCGGACCCTGAACTCGTACGCGGCCTACTACCGGCGGTGGTCGCTGGGATGGGAGTCGCAGGCGCTGCTGCGGGCCGAGGCGGTCGCCGGGGACGAGGAGCTGGGGCGCCGGTTCATCGAGCTGATCGACCCCCTGCGGTACCCGGCGGACGGGCTCGGCGAGGACGCCGTACGGGAGATCCGGCGGCTGAAGGCGCGGATGGAGTCGGAGCGGATGCCCCGCGGCGCCGATCCCAAGCTGCACACCAAGCTCGGGCCGGGCGGGCTGTCCGACGTCGAGTGGACCGTGCAGCTCCTCCAGCTCCGGCACGGGGCGGCGGAGCCGGGGCTGCGCACCACCCGCACCCGCGAGGCGCTGGCCGCGGCGCGAGAGGCCGGGCTGATTTCCGAGGAGGACGCGGCGACGCTGGACGAGGCGTGGGTGCTGGCCACCCGCGTGCGCAACGCGGTGATGCTGGTGCGCGGGCGGGCGGGGGACACGTTCCCCTCCGAGAGCCGGGAGCTGGCGGCGGTGGGCCGCTATCTCGGGTACGGCCCCGGACACGTCGGCGAGCTGCTCGACGGTTACCGGCGGACGGCCCGGCTGGCCCGGGGAGTCGTGGACGAGCTGTTCTACGGAGGGTGA
- a CDS encoding RrF2 family transcriptional regulator, translated as MRLLRSTDLALRVLMRLAVADGTTPTTRDVAAAMEVPYTHTAKVVAELQHLGLLEARRGRGGGLALTEKGRTASVGGIVRTFEGDGDVVDCEGPTPCPLNSACRLRGALRRAQEAFFATLDPITVTDIAAAPTGPLLLGISKLP; from the coding sequence ATGCGGCTGCTGCGATCCACCGACCTGGCCCTGCGCGTCCTCATGCGGCTCGCGGTGGCGGACGGGACCACGCCCACGACGCGGGACGTGGCCGCCGCGATGGAGGTCCCCTACACGCACACGGCCAAGGTCGTCGCCGAGCTCCAGCACCTGGGCCTGCTGGAGGCCCGCCGGGGCCGGGGCGGCGGCCTCGCCCTGACCGAGAAGGGCCGTACGGCCTCCGTGGGCGGCATCGTCCGCACCTTCGAGGGCGACGGCGACGTGGTCGACTGCGAGGGCCCCACCCCCTGCCCCCTGAACTCCGCCTGCCGCCTGCGCGGAGCCCTCCGCCGGGCCCAGGAGGCGTTCTTCGCCACCCTGGACCCGATCACGGTCACCGACATCGCGGCCGCCCCGACGGGCCCGCTCCTCCTGGGCATCTCGAAACTCCCCTGA
- a CDS encoding globin domain-containing protein yields the protein MLSEQSAATVRATLPAVGAAIGEITERFYAGLFAAHPELLRDLFNRGNQAAGTQRQALAGSIAAFAVHLLDHPDTRPDAMLGRIAHKHASLGITPEQYGVVHEHLFAAIADVLGDAVTPEVAAAWTEVYWLMANALIAIERRLYEESGGPRWRTWQVVERVPETADVVTLRLRPLDGDPLPVGDFRAGQYVSVRVELPDGARQSRQYSLSAAPGSDVRQISVKRIPGDAATPAGEVSHHLHTRVRVGDRVQLSEPYGDLVLDDSDGAPLLLASAGIGVTPIVAMLAHLADRGHGTPVTVVHADRSPADHALRADHEAYAAKLPEASVHLWYEREAPEGAATGLADLTDVPVRPGTRAYLCGPLPFMRAVRAQLLTKGVAPADIHYEVFGPDLWLASA from the coding sequence ATGCTGTCCGAGCAGTCCGCAGCCACCGTCCGCGCCACGCTGCCCGCCGTGGGCGCGGCCATCGGCGAGATCACCGAGCGCTTCTACGCCGGTCTCTTCGCCGCCCACCCCGAGCTGCTGCGGGACCTCTTCAACCGCGGCAACCAGGCCGCCGGCACCCAGCGGCAGGCCCTGGCCGGCTCCATCGCCGCGTTCGCCGTCCACCTCCTCGACCACCCGGACACCCGGCCCGACGCGATGCTCGGCCGCATCGCCCACAAACACGCCTCCCTGGGCATCACGCCCGAGCAGTACGGCGTCGTGCACGAGCACCTCTTCGCCGCCATCGCCGACGTCCTCGGCGACGCGGTCACCCCCGAGGTCGCGGCCGCCTGGACGGAGGTCTACTGGCTGATGGCCAACGCCCTCATCGCGATCGAGCGGCGGCTCTACGAGGAGAGCGGCGGCCCGCGCTGGCGGACCTGGCAGGTCGTGGAGCGCGTCCCGGAGACCGCGGACGTCGTCACCCTGCGGCTGCGCCCGCTCGACGGCGACCCCCTCCCCGTAGGGGACTTCCGGGCCGGGCAGTACGTCTCCGTACGCGTGGAACTCCCCGACGGCGCCCGCCAGTCACGCCAGTACAGCCTGTCCGCGGCGCCGGGTTCGGACGTACGGCAGATCAGCGTCAAGCGGATCCCCGGCGACGCGGCCACACCGGCGGGCGAGGTCTCGCACCACCTGCACACGCGCGTACGGGTGGGCGACAGGGTCCAGCTCTCCGAGCCCTACGGCGACCTCGTCCTCGACGACTCCGACGGCGCGCCCCTGCTGCTGGCCTCGGCGGGCATCGGTGTCACGCCGATCGTCGCGATGCTGGCCCACCTCGCGGACCGCGGCCACGGCACCCCGGTGACCGTCGTGCACGCCGACCGCTCGCCCGCCGACCACGCCCTGCGGGCCGACCACGAGGCGTACGCGGCGAAGCTCCCGGAGGCGTCCGTCCACCTCTGGTACGAACGTGAGGCCCCGGAGGGCGCGGCGACGGGCCTCGCCGACCTCACCGACGTACCGGTACGGCCCGGCACGCGCGCGTACCTGTGCGGCCCGCTGCCCTTCATGCGCGCGGTCCGCGCCCAACTCCTCACCAAGGGCGTCGCCCCGGCCGACATTCACTACGAGGTCTTCGGCCCGGACCTGTGGCTGGCCTCGGCCTGA
- the glnA gene encoding type I glutamate--ammonia ligase, whose amino-acid sequence MDKQQEFVLRTLEERDIRFVRLWFTDVLGFLKSVAVAPAELEQAFDEGIGFDGSAIEGFARVYESDMIAKPDPSTFQVLPWRAEAPGTARMFCDILMPDGSPSFADPRYVLKRALARASDLGFTFYTHPEIEFFLLKDKPVDGSRPTPADNSGYFDHTPHNVGMDFRRQAITMLESMGISVEFSHHEGAPGQQEIDLRYADALSTADNIMTFRLVMKQVALEQGVQATFMPKPFSEHPGSGMHTHLSLFEGDRNAFYESGSEYQLSKVGRSFIAGLLKHAAEISAVTNQWVNSYKRIWGGSERTAGAGGEAPSYICWGHNNRSALVRVPMYKPGKTGSARIEVRSLDSGANPYLAYAMLLAAGLKGVEEGYELPPGAEDDVWALSDAERRAMGIEPLPQNLGEALTLMERSDLVAETLGEHVFDFFLRNKRSEWEEYRSEVTAFELRKNLPVL is encoded by the coding sequence ATGGACAAGCAGCAGGAGTTCGTGCTCCGGACGTTGGAGGAGCGCGACATCCGGTTCGTACGCCTGTGGTTCACGGACGTGCTGGGCTTCCTGAAGTCCGTCGCCGTGGCCCCGGCCGAGCTTGAACAGGCGTTCGACGAGGGCATCGGCTTCGACGGCTCCGCGATCGAGGGCTTCGCCCGTGTCTACGAGTCCGACATGATCGCCAAGCCGGACCCGTCCACCTTCCAGGTCCTGCCCTGGCGCGCGGAGGCCCCCGGCACCGCCCGCATGTTCTGCGACATCCTCATGCCGGACGGCTCCCCGTCCTTCGCGGACCCGCGCTACGTCCTCAAGCGCGCCCTCGCCCGCGCCTCCGACCTGGGCTTCACCTTCTACACCCACCCCGAGATCGAGTTCTTCCTGCTGAAGGACAAGCCGGTCGACGGCTCCCGCCCCACCCCGGCCGACAACTCCGGCTACTTCGACCACACCCCGCACAACGTCGGCATGGACTTCCGCCGCCAGGCGATCACCATGCTGGAGTCCATGGGCATCTCGGTCGAGTTCTCCCACCACGAGGGCGCCCCCGGCCAGCAGGAGATCGACCTGCGCTACGCCGACGCGCTCTCCACCGCCGACAACATCATGACGTTCCGGCTGGTCATGAAGCAGGTCGCGCTGGAGCAGGGGGTCCAGGCGACCTTCATGCCCAAGCCGTTCTCCGAGCACCCCGGCTCCGGCATGCACACCCACCTCTCCCTCTTCGAGGGCGACCGCAACGCGTTCTACGAGTCGGGCTCGGAGTACCAGCTCTCCAAGGTCGGCCGCTCCTTCATCGCGGGCCTGCTCAAGCACGCCGCGGAGATCTCGGCCGTCACCAACCAGTGGGTCAACTCCTACAAGCGCATCTGGGGCGGCTCCGAGCGCACAGCGGGCGCCGGCGGCGAGGCCCCCTCGTACATCTGCTGGGGCCACAACAACCGCTCGGCCCTGGTCCGCGTCCCGATGTACAAGCCCGGCAAGACCGGCTCGGCCCGTATCGAGGTCCGCTCCCTCGACTCCGGCGCCAACCCCTACCTGGCCTACGCCATGCTCCTCGCCGCCGGCCTCAAGGGCGTCGAGGAGGGCTACGAGCTTCCCCCGGGCGCCGAGGACGACGTCTGGGCCCTCTCCGACGCCGAGCGCCGCGCCATGGGCATCGAGCCCCTCCCGCAGAACCTCGGCGAGGCCCTCACCCTCATGGAACGCAGCGACCTCGTCGCCGAGACCCTCGGCGAACACGTCTTCGACTTCTTCCTCCGCAACAAGCGCAGCGAGTGGGAGGAGTACCGCTCCGAGGTGACCGCCTTCGAGCTGCGGAAGAATCTGCCGGTGCTGTAG
- a CDS encoding LacI family DNA-binding transcriptional regulator: protein MTTRLADIAAQAGVSEATVSRVLNGKPGVAATTRQSVLAALDVLGYERPVRLRQRSAGLVGLITPELENPIFPALAQVIGQALTRQGYTPVLATQTPGGSTEDELTEMLVDRGVAGIIYVSGLHADTTADMQRYDQLRAQGVPFVLVDGFSPKVQAPFISPDDRAAMTLAVTHLSSLGHTRIGLALGPKRFVPVQRKIEGFVRTMQEQLGLSAEVIESELVQHSLYTLEGGQAATNALIDRGCTAIVCASDMMALGAIRAARQRDLDVPRDISVVGFDDSPLIAFTDPPLTTVRKPVPAMGQAAVRTLLEEIGGTPAPHSEFVFMPELVVRGSTASAPGDRNRP from the coding sequence GTGACCACACGGCTTGCCGACATCGCCGCCCAGGCGGGGGTGAGCGAAGCGACCGTCAGCCGCGTCCTCAACGGCAAGCCTGGCGTCGCCGCCACCACCCGTCAGTCCGTGCTCGCCGCGCTGGACGTCCTCGGGTACGAGCGCCCCGTCCGTCTGCGCCAGCGCAGCGCGGGCCTCGTCGGGCTCATCACGCCCGAGCTGGAGAACCCGATATTCCCCGCCCTGGCGCAGGTCATCGGGCAGGCGCTGACCCGCCAGGGCTATACGCCGGTCCTCGCCACCCAGACCCCGGGCGGCTCCACGGAGGACGAGCTGACCGAGATGCTGGTGGACCGCGGGGTCGCCGGCATCATCTACGTCTCCGGGCTGCACGCGGACACCACCGCCGACATGCAGCGCTACGACCAGCTCCGCGCGCAGGGCGTCCCCTTCGTCCTCGTCGACGGCTTCTCCCCCAAGGTCCAGGCGCCCTTCATCTCCCCGGACGACCGCGCCGCGATGACCCTGGCGGTGACCCACCTCTCCTCGCTGGGGCACACCCGGATCGGCCTCGCGCTCGGTCCGAAGCGGTTCGTGCCCGTGCAGCGCAAGATCGAGGGCTTCGTGCGCACCATGCAGGAGCAGCTCGGGCTGAGCGCGGAGGTGATCGAGTCCGAGCTGGTCCAGCACTCGCTGTACACGCTGGAGGGCGGCCAGGCGGCCACCAACGCGCTGATCGACCGCGGCTGCACGGCGATCGTGTGCGCCAGCGACATGATGGCGCTCGGCGCGATAAGGGCGGCCCGGCAGCGCGACCTCGACGTCCCGCGGGACATCTCGGTCGTGGGCTTCGACGACTCCCCGCTGATCGCCTTCACCGACCCGCCGCTGACCACCGTCCGCAAGCCGGTCCCGGCGATGGGCCAGGCCGCGGTGCGCACGCTGCTGGAGGAGATCGGCGGCACCCCGGCCCCGCACAGCGAGTTCGTGTTCATGCCCGAACTGGTGGTGCGCGGTTCGACCGCTTCGGCCCCCGGGGACCGAAATCGTCCCTGA
- a CDS encoding extracellular solute-binding protein, which yields MRRGIAATALVASLALAATACGGDDSGSDKSDGPVTITWWDTSNATNEAPTYQALVKEFEAANKDVKVKYVNVPFDQAQNKFDTAAGASGAPDILRSEVGWTPAFAKKGYFLPLDGTEALADQDKFKSNLIEQAKYEGKTYGVPIVTDTLALVYNKALFEKAGIAEAPKTWEDLKSAAATIKAKTGVDGYWGSTQAYYAQSFLYGEGTDTVDADAKKITVNSPEAKKAYGTWLGLFDGKGLHKADTTADAYAHIQDAFVNGKVAAIIQGPWEITNFYKGSAFADKNNLGIATVPAGSAGTAGAPTGGHNLSVYAGSDKAHQAAALKFVNFMTSAKSQATIAQKNSTLPTRDDAYTDAVKADPGIAGYGTVLAAAQPRPALPEYSSLWGPLDTELPKIAGGKVSLDKGLSTAETSIAKLVPDFSK from the coding sequence ATGCGGCGTGGCATAGCGGCCACTGCGCTGGTGGCGTCCCTCGCCCTCGCGGCGACGGCCTGCGGCGGAGACGACAGCGGCAGTGACAAGTCTGACGGCCCGGTGACCATCACCTGGTGGGACACCTCCAACGCCACGAATGAGGCGCCGACCTACCAGGCTCTGGTCAAGGAGTTCGAGGCCGCCAACAAGGACGTCAAGGTCAAGTACGTCAACGTCCCGTTCGACCAGGCGCAGAACAAGTTCGACACGGCCGCCGGTGCCTCCGGCGCCCCGGACATCCTGCGCTCCGAGGTCGGCTGGACGCCCGCCTTCGCCAAGAAGGGCTACTTCCTGCCGCTGGACGGCACCGAGGCCCTCGCCGACCAGGACAAGTTCAAGTCCAACCTGATCGAGCAGGCGAAGTACGAGGGCAAGACGTACGGCGTGCCGATCGTCACCGACACCCTCGCGCTCGTCTACAACAAGGCGCTCTTCGAGAAGGCCGGCATCGCCGAGGCCCCGAAGACCTGGGAGGACCTGAAGTCCGCCGCCGCCACCATCAAGGCGAAGACCGGCGTCGACGGCTACTGGGGCTCGACCCAGGCCTACTACGCCCAGTCCTTCCTCTACGGCGAGGGCACCGACACCGTCGACGCCGACGCCAAGAAGATCACGGTCAACTCGCCCGAGGCCAAGAAGGCGTACGGCACCTGGCTGGGGCTCTTCGACGGCAAGGGCCTGCACAAGGCCGACACCACCGCCGACGCGTACGCCCACATCCAGGACGCGTTCGTCAACGGCAAGGTCGCCGCGATCATCCAGGGTCCCTGGGAGATCACGAACTTCTACAAGGGCTCGGCCTTCGCCGACAAGAACAACCTCGGCATCGCCACCGTCCCGGCCGGCTCCGCCGGCACGGCGGGCGCCCCGACCGGCGGCCACAACCTCTCGGTCTACGCCGGCTCGGACAAGGCCCACCAGGCCGCCGCGCTGAAGTTCGTCAACTTCATGACCTCCGCGAAGTCCCAGGCCACGATCGCGCAGAAGAACTCCACCCTGCCGACCCGTGACGACGCCTACACCGACGCCGTCAAGGCCGACCCGGGCATCGCCGGCTACGGCACCGTCCTGGCCGCCGCGCAGCCGCGCCCCGCGCTGCCCGAGTACAGCTCCCTGTGGGGTCCGCTGGACACCGAACTGCCCAAGATCGCGGGCGGCAAGGTCTCCCTCGACAAGGGCCTGAGCACCGCTGAGACGTCCATCGCCAAGCTGGTGCCGGACTTCAGCAAGTAA
- a CDS encoding DUF3105 domain-containing protein — protein MGSADRTSSAARKARIEEMRRTEKARERRNRILVITGSVVAVAALVAGGVFVVKSQSDDKSTAADGKTAGKFVTGADGVKTWKGTLGRTHVTKTVDYPVEPPVGGDHDRAWMNCDGDVYTEPLNNMNAVHSLEHGAVWVTYTDKAPKADVEALAAKVKKTPYTLMSPDDGQADPIMLTAWGHQRTVTGADDPAVDAFFEKFVQGEQTPEMGATCTGGLPQ, from the coding sequence ATGGGTTCCGCCGACCGGACCAGCAGTGCGGCGCGCAAGGCGCGCATAGAGGAGATGCGACGGACCGAGAAGGCCCGTGAGCGGCGCAACCGGATCCTCGTGATCACCGGCAGTGTCGTCGCCGTGGCCGCACTCGTCGCCGGCGGTGTGTTCGTCGTGAAGTCGCAGTCGGACGACAAGTCCACCGCGGCCGACGGCAAGACCGCGGGGAAGTTCGTCACCGGCGCGGACGGGGTGAAGACCTGGAAGGGCACGCTGGGCCGCACCCATGTCACCAAGACCGTGGACTACCCGGTGGAGCCCCCGGTCGGCGGCGACCACGACCGTGCCTGGATGAACTGCGACGGCGACGTCTACACCGAGCCCCTGAACAACATGAACGCCGTGCACTCCCTGGAGCACGGCGCGGTCTGGGTGACGTACACCGACAAGGCCCCCAAGGCGGACGTCGAGGCGCTCGCGGCGAAGGTGAAGAAGACGCCGTACACGCTGATGAGCCCCGACGACGGGCAGGCCGATCCGATCATGCTGACCGCCTGGGGGCACCAGCGGACGGTGACCGGGGCCGACGACCCGGCCGTGGACGCGTTCTTCGAGAAGTTCGTGCAGGGCGAGCAGACGCCCGAGATGGGCGCGACCTGCACGGGCGGTCTGCCGCAGTGA
- a CDS encoding phosphatase PAP2 family protein, whose product MGEQTVTPREGRDQVVRPSVTAGADVAPPPRPRRLGRLRTPRRPRLWFEILLIAVSYWTYSLVRNAVPEQRTAALNNADWLWRMEHHLGMAFEESVNHAVNSVTWLIVGMNYYYATLHFVVTLGVLVWLFRSHPGRYAATRLVLFATTAVALLGYYLYPLAPPRLMTGGDFVDTVMVHQTWGSMASGDLKHMSNQYAAMPSMHIGWSVWCGLTIFALASLPWVRILGLLYPVATLVVIVATANHFWLDAVGGLLCLAFGFAVARLWYGVQPYALPRTVPGKT is encoded by the coding sequence ATGGGTGAGCAGACCGTGACGCCGAGGGAAGGCCGTGACCAGGTCGTTCGGCCCTCCGTCACGGCCGGGGCGGACGTCGCTCCACCGCCCCGCCCGCGTCGCCTCGGCCGGCTGCGGACCCCCCGCCGGCCGCGCCTGTGGTTCGAGATCCTGCTGATCGCGGTGAGTTACTGGACGTACTCCCTCGTCCGCAACGCGGTCCCGGAGCAGCGCACCGCCGCGCTGAACAACGCCGACTGGCTCTGGCGGATGGAACACCACCTCGGGATGGCCTTCGAGGAGTCCGTCAACCACGCCGTGAACTCGGTGACCTGGCTGATCGTCGGCATGAACTACTACTACGCGACCCTGCACTTCGTGGTGACACTGGGTGTCCTGGTGTGGCTCTTCCGCAGTCATCCGGGCCGGTACGCGGCCACCCGTCTTGTCCTGTTCGCGACGACGGCGGTGGCCCTGCTCGGCTACTACCTCTATCCCCTCGCGCCACCCCGCCTGATGACCGGCGGCGACTTCGTCGACACCGTGATGGTCCACCAGACCTGGGGCTCGATGGCCTCGGGCGATCTGAAGCACATGTCGAACCAGTACGCGGCGATGCCGTCCATGCACATCGGCTGGTCGGTGTGGTGCGGTCTGACGATCTTCGCGCTGGCCAGTCTGCCGTGGGTGCGGATCCTGGGCCTGCTGTACCCGGTGGCGACGCTGGTGGTGATCGTCGCCACGGCCAACCACTTCTGGCTGGACGCGGTGGGCGGTCTGCTCTGCCTCGCCTTCGGCTTCGCGGTGGCGCGGCTCTGGTACGGGGTGCAGCCGTATGCGTTGCCGCGGACGGTGCCTGGGAAGACGTAG